Proteins from a single region of Nitrospinaceae bacterium:
- a CDS encoding (Fe-S)-binding protein yields the protein MEHDGQDIYPHQTTGQSPAAAPARVIFYPTCLVDTFFPGVGEAAVYLIESLGSEIIVPEGLTCCGLPHFNNGYRGEARRVLESQLEQLAGDEPIIVPSGSCGWMLRCVLPTLFPEDPWKRSQAEQISTRVLELSQFLNSYVLQETRAHLTGKVVYHDSCHLLRGLGEKEAPRRLLDLATDSREEMTSSDRCCGFGGSFAVKFPEVSCAMLDEKIRAAEEAGADWMVAADAGCMLQIGGGLMKRESRIKLLHLAQALAGPGAPGWPDENSPERSAP from the coding sequence ATGGAACATGATGGTCAGGATATTTATCCACATCAAACGACGGGCCAATCGCCCGCCGCGGCGCCTGCTCGCGTCATTTTTTATCCCACTTGCTTGGTGGACACTTTTTTCCCGGGCGTGGGCGAGGCGGCTGTTTATCTGATTGAATCGCTTGGCTCTGAGATAATTGTCCCCGAGGGACTGACCTGCTGCGGTCTGCCCCATTTCAATAACGGATACCGGGGGGAGGCCCGCCGCGTCCTTGAGTCGCAGTTGGAACAACTAGCCGGCGATGAGCCCATCATCGTCCCTTCAGGCTCTTGCGGGTGGATGCTCCGATGCGTTCTTCCCACCCTCTTCCCCGAAGACCCCTGGAAACGCTCACAGGCGGAACAAATCTCGACACGCGTCCTTGAGCTTTCTCAATTCCTCAATAGTTATGTGTTGCAAGAGACCAGAGCGCACTTAACAGGCAAGGTCGTCTACCATGATTCATGCCACCTTTTGAGGGGACTCGGAGAAAAAGAAGCTCCCCGCCGCCTTCTCGACCTCGCCACGGATAGCCGCGAGGAAATGACGAGCTCTGATCGGTGCTGCGGCTTCGGCGGAAGTTTTGCCGTAAAATTTCCGGAAGTTTCGTGTGCAATGCTCGATGAGAAAATCCGTGCTGCAGAGGAGGCGGGGGCCGACTGGATGGTGGCGGCAGATGCCGGTTGTATGCTTCAGATCGGCGGTGGATTGATGAAGCGCGAATCGCGCATAAAACTACTACACTTAGCACAAGCCCTTGCTGGCCCTGGCGCTCCTGGCTGGCCGGATGAGAACTCTCCAGAAAGGAGCGCGCCTTGA